A single genomic interval of Armigeres subalbatus isolate Guangzhou_Male chromosome 1, GZ_Asu_2, whole genome shotgun sequence harbors:
- the LOC134207903 gene encoding uncharacterized protein LOC134207903 isoform X2, with the protein MEQCNNDRPCVISSGNFFPNGAPNQQNTHNNNNNNNNINQHKQRQHQHQHPHHSPPPISKHLTQKHDPNLHSPANDQSSLGEIEVILVQQHKQDALSVIIHPQEGMQQINMCLSGSGNPGSVDSIMSSDFQTLSPMHDRDSPVSISANTSYATLTPLQPLPPISTMSDKFAYSIGGNICEPFPGMNSSSVGVNIEINSCYNLEKLGVIHSPVHINSVQELSPTDLHHHGLDKNHVLKDAKLDHHLDKDVDVADGKNECILVRASPIPSNLSSVDDRFLTSAAKPDLGRHKDDTDHFASTVQYLDHPSDSDVLHGGGVSGPGGAGSGVKDHHHSTVFLNKSFSSKANISDLNLCKEIVIDDVYEESDLDHVKLEEKKLEDSLTGGHHSSLSNGGGKCGSGSMGDVGCMNGDVEEINTKELAHRISSELKRYSIPQAIFAQRVLCRSQGTLSDLLRNPKPWSKLKSGRETFRRMYKWIQEPEYQRMSALRLAATQSAKPVNAKKHEEPEPSVMMGHSKKPRLVFTDLQRRTLQAIFKETKRPSKEMQVTIARQLGLEPTTVGNFFMNARRRSMDKWKDESMKAARNGGGGGGVGSSGLGLGMIGGGGSNSSSNDNLILEHLKDDSSDDALGGYDSSFASDGGPMEHNYQQHVLN; encoded by the exons ATGGAGCAATGCAATAATGATCGTCCCTGTGTGATCAGCAGCGGGAACTTTTTCCCCAATGGAGCGCCGAATCAGCAGAATACccacaacaataacaacaacaataacaacatcAACCAACACAAGCAACGGCAGCATCAGCACCAGCACCCGCACCACTCTCCGCCTCCGATCAGCAAGCATCTGACGCAAAAGCATGACCCGAACCTGCACAGTCCGGCCAACGATCAGTCGTCGCTGGGTGAGATCGAGGTGATTCTGGTCCAGCAGCACAAGCAGGATGCCCTCTCGGTGATCATCCACCCGCAGGAGGGCATGCAGCAGATCAACATGTGCTTGAGTGGGTCCGGCAATCCCGGCTCGGTGGACTCGATCATGTCGTCGGACTTCCAGACCCTGTCGCCGATGCACGACCGGGACTCGCCGGTCAGCATCAGTGCGAACACGTCGTACGCCACGTTGACCCCGTTGCAACCCCTGCCACCCATATCGACCATGTCGGACAAGTTCGCCTACTCCATAGGGGGTAACATCTGCGAGCCGTTTCCCGGCATGAACAGCAGTTCCGTCGGGGTGAACATCGAGATTAACTCCTGCTACAATCTGGAAAAGCTGGGCGTGATCCATTCGCCCGTGCACATCAACTCGGTTCAGGAACTCTCTCCGACGGATCTCCATCATCACGGGTTAGACAAAAATCACGTCCTAAAGGACGCAAAGCTGGATCACCATTTGGATAAGGACGTGGATGTGGCGGACGGTAAGAACGAGTGTATCCTGGTACGTGCCTCTCCGATTCCTTCGAATCTCAGCTCAGTGGACGATCGCTTTCTGACGTCGGCGGCGAAGCCGGATCTTGGCCGACATAAGGACGACACCGACCATTTCGCCAGTACAGTGCAATATCTGGACCATCCGAGTGATTCGGATGTCCTCCACGGTGGGGGCGTGAGTGGACCCGGCGGGGCCGGGTCCGGCGTCAAAGACCACCACCATTCGACCGTTTTTCTCAACAAGTCTTTCAGTTCAAAAGCAAACATAAGCGACCTTAATCTGTGTAAAGAAATTGTTATAGATGATGTTTACGAAGAGTCCGACCTGGACCACGTCAAGCTGGAGGAGAAAAAGTTAGAAGATTCGCTAACCGGGGGCCACCACTCGTCGCTGTCGAACGGGGGCGGCAAGTGCGGCAGCGGTTCGATGGGGGACGTGGGCTGCATGAACGGTGACGTCGAGGAGATCAACACCAAGGAGCTGGCCCATCGGATCAGTTCGGAGCTCAAACGGTACAGCATCCCGCAGGCAATCTTCGCACAGCGAGTCCTCTGTCGGTCGCAGGGCACGCTCTCCGATCTGCTCCGGAATCCGAAACCGTGGTCGAAGCTCAAGTCCGGCCGGGAGACGTTTCGGCGCATGTACAAATGGATCCAGGAGCCCGAGTACCAGAGGATGTCCGCCCTCAGGCTAGCAG CAACTCAATCGGCAAAACCAG TGAACGCTAAGAAGCACGAGGAACCGGAACCAAGTGTAATGATGGGACACTCGAAGAAACCGCGGCTAGTATTTACGGATCTGCAAAGAAGGACGCTTCAGGCGATATTCAAA GAAACTAAGAGACCTTCGAAGGAGATGCAGGTGACGATCGCCCGGCAGCTCGGGCTGGAGCCGACCACGGTGGGAAACTTCTTCATGAACGCCCGGCGCCGATCGATGGACAAGTGGAAGGACGAATCGATGAAGGCGGCCCGGAACGGTGGCGGTGGCGGCGGTGTCGGAAGCAGCGGGCTCGGTCTCGGCATGATCGGCGGCGGCGgtagcaacagcagcagcaacgatAACCTTATCCTGGAGCACCTGAAGGACGACTCGTCGGACGACGCACTCGGCGGCTACGATAGTTCGTTTGCGTCCGACGGCGGGCCCATGGAACATAACTATCAGCAGCACGTTCTCAactaa
- the LOC134207903 gene encoding uncharacterized protein LOC134207903 isoform X1 codes for MEQCNNDRPCVISSGNFFPNGAPNQQNTHNNNNNNNNINQHKQRQHQHQHPHHSPPPISKHLTQKHDPNLHSPANDQSSLGEIEVILVQQHKQDALSVIIHPQEGMQQINMCLSGSGNPGSVDSIMSSDFQTLSPMHDRDSPVSISANTSYATLTPLQPLPPISTMSDKFAYSIGGNICEPFPGMNSSSVGVNIEINSCYNLEKLGVIHSPVHINSVQELSPTDLHHHGLDKNHVLKDAKLDHHLDKDVDVADGKNECILVRASPIPSNLSSVDDRFLTSAAKPDLGRHKDDTDHFASTVQYLDHPSDSDVLHGGGVSGPGGAGSGVKDHHHSTVFLNKSFSSKANISDLNLCKEIVIDDVYEESDLDHVKLEEKKLEDSLTGGHHSSLSNGGGKCGSGSMGDVGCMNGDVEEINTKELAHRISSELKRYSIPQAIFAQRVLCRSQGTLSDLLRNPKPWSKLKSGRETFRRMYKWIQEPEYQRMSALRLAATQSAKPAVNAKKHEEPEPSVMMGHSKKPRLVFTDLQRRTLQAIFKETKRPSKEMQVTIARQLGLEPTTVGNFFMNARRRSMDKWKDESMKAARNGGGGGGVGSSGLGLGMIGGGGSNSSSNDNLILEHLKDDSSDDALGGYDSSFASDGGPMEHNYQQHVLN; via the exons ATGGAGCAATGCAATAATGATCGTCCCTGTGTGATCAGCAGCGGGAACTTTTTCCCCAATGGAGCGCCGAATCAGCAGAATACccacaacaataacaacaacaataacaacatcAACCAACACAAGCAACGGCAGCATCAGCACCAGCACCCGCACCACTCTCCGCCTCCGATCAGCAAGCATCTGACGCAAAAGCATGACCCGAACCTGCACAGTCCGGCCAACGATCAGTCGTCGCTGGGTGAGATCGAGGTGATTCTGGTCCAGCAGCACAAGCAGGATGCCCTCTCGGTGATCATCCACCCGCAGGAGGGCATGCAGCAGATCAACATGTGCTTGAGTGGGTCCGGCAATCCCGGCTCGGTGGACTCGATCATGTCGTCGGACTTCCAGACCCTGTCGCCGATGCACGACCGGGACTCGCCGGTCAGCATCAGTGCGAACACGTCGTACGCCACGTTGACCCCGTTGCAACCCCTGCCACCCATATCGACCATGTCGGACAAGTTCGCCTACTCCATAGGGGGTAACATCTGCGAGCCGTTTCCCGGCATGAACAGCAGTTCCGTCGGGGTGAACATCGAGATTAACTCCTGCTACAATCTGGAAAAGCTGGGCGTGATCCATTCGCCCGTGCACATCAACTCGGTTCAGGAACTCTCTCCGACGGATCTCCATCATCACGGGTTAGACAAAAATCACGTCCTAAAGGACGCAAAGCTGGATCACCATTTGGATAAGGACGTGGATGTGGCGGACGGTAAGAACGAGTGTATCCTGGTACGTGCCTCTCCGATTCCTTCGAATCTCAGCTCAGTGGACGATCGCTTTCTGACGTCGGCGGCGAAGCCGGATCTTGGCCGACATAAGGACGACACCGACCATTTCGCCAGTACAGTGCAATATCTGGACCATCCGAGTGATTCGGATGTCCTCCACGGTGGGGGCGTGAGTGGACCCGGCGGGGCCGGGTCCGGCGTCAAAGACCACCACCATTCGACCGTTTTTCTCAACAAGTCTTTCAGTTCAAAAGCAAACATAAGCGACCTTAATCTGTGTAAAGAAATTGTTATAGATGATGTTTACGAAGAGTCCGACCTGGACCACGTCAAGCTGGAGGAGAAAAAGTTAGAAGATTCGCTAACCGGGGGCCACCACTCGTCGCTGTCGAACGGGGGCGGCAAGTGCGGCAGCGGTTCGATGGGGGACGTGGGCTGCATGAACGGTGACGTCGAGGAGATCAACACCAAGGAGCTGGCCCATCGGATCAGTTCGGAGCTCAAACGGTACAGCATCCCGCAGGCAATCTTCGCACAGCGAGTCCTCTGTCGGTCGCAGGGCACGCTCTCCGATCTGCTCCGGAATCCGAAACCGTGGTCGAAGCTCAAGTCCGGCCGGGAGACGTTTCGGCGCATGTACAAATGGATCCAGGAGCCCGAGTACCAGAGGATGTCCGCCCTCAGGCTAGCAG CAACTCAATCGGCAAAACCAG CAGTGAACGCTAAGAAGCACGAGGAACCGGAACCAAGTGTAATGATGGGACACTCGAAGAAACCGCGGCTAGTATTTACGGATCTGCAAAGAAGGACGCTTCAGGCGATATTCAAA GAAACTAAGAGACCTTCGAAGGAGATGCAGGTGACGATCGCCCGGCAGCTCGGGCTGGAGCCGACCACGGTGGGAAACTTCTTCATGAACGCCCGGCGCCGATCGATGGACAAGTGGAAGGACGAATCGATGAAGGCGGCCCGGAACGGTGGCGGTGGCGGCGGTGTCGGAAGCAGCGGGCTCGGTCTCGGCATGATCGGCGGCGGCGgtagcaacagcagcagcaacgatAACCTTATCCTGGAGCACCTGAAGGACGACTCGTCGGACGACGCACTCGGCGGCTACGATAGTTCGTTTGCGTCCGACGGCGGGCCCATGGAACATAACTATCAGCAGCACGTTCTCAactaa